The proteins below are encoded in one region of Vanessa tameamea isolate UH-Manoa-2023 chromosome Z, ilVanTame1 primary haplotype, whole genome shotgun sequence:
- the LOC113402209 gene encoding FK506-binding protein 5-like isoform X2: MNGGVNGMMEESKEVSNNDSQEDSKEVKIDTSEEADPDNSQCETVDSDRTYHVDSGNEPADNSIAGITENTNSLCSVENELDEYSTETASLPTLQENSSTKSLTNHCSNSNESFVDTLDSQSKSEIMPEQENCLTTQQNFSNDFKNDCSRVFDENISKMVSNNGVSDEADSEADSDDEEFSEASGEQRAEETVSINSESEVDAQDESSQESQNKNKNKHLLILEHDITGSQNGNADDCSSPEVHEIVSDNEDCVVEEKQKPTEIQVQLRRSSRAIKRKRYDDDIENGDYESDIEEIAMGDALRRRSKAIVINDTKTLVEMAAKQIKSGIQKKEPTVVIIDTNSMSSVKGNTIRKNYIPPSNSALSAQNLYQSIVARGTTVTPISNKNSMASQSSCNTQTSILPSLTDDMYVVEAPSFIVPYVYEKPSVKPFRKFVDNLGNELKEQRAKEEEEEREREKEEQEKNEQDKSEQEKNENKEKEDEEEASDAETEISTKTKEDLEEENKQKKREEKRERRRRRNDDDDASWDGQSSTDSDDEIGSDEEDKTVVIKDKADVIDDIKGVTDLTVDKVVTGKSDNYFDLSLGKFFMNIGLNLVQEYVQNDLLKQQNRKLYREKKGGHSTKITESSIASLKKNLEFSKENNAPYVFKQHKCEFCSFKTESSLVMAHHLETPHMKNSVYKCNFCVYESRSPHDILYHMEAEHSTRGKLERAPAYHQCANCPFEDNGKGKLARHLIPCGKKFKPELNLAPPIEWEPPAKIPKIARARNAMMGSYHNTFHRGQVGNNIGRPPMSGVMASTSFRPRGRSPMGIAPRSTPVQGIPILRSGVMVRHNTPSPVLVSPNYASNNGKNASIPKSLHQPSISITPLPRQPVPTQPPPPQQNKSSCVICEICDGYIKDLEQLRNHMQWIHKVKIHPKMIYNRPPLNCQKCQFRFFTDQGLERHLLGSHGLVTSSMQEAANKGKDAGRCPVCGRVYQWKLLNHVARDHNLTLKPAHLSYKCTVCTATFGMYKQFENHVYSAHSVVAKRVMDKGKTAAPVKAGQSLLKPLKINDEITIIPQPVKSTTPPIKEK; this comes from the exons ATGAATGGGGGAGTGAATGGAATGATGGAGGAGTCAAAGGAAGTCTCTAACAATGACTCTCAAGAAGACTCAAAAGAGGTCAAAATAGATACCTCTGAAGAGGCTGATCCAGATAATAGCCAATGCGAAACGGTTGATTCAGATAGAACTTATCATGTAGACAGTGGTAATGAGCCTGCAGATAATTCAATCGCTGGTATAACTGAAAATACTAACAGTCTCTGCAGCGTTGAAAATGAACTTGATGAATATTCTACCGAAACTGCATCGTTACCTACACTACAGGAAAATAGCAGTACTAAATCCTTAACAAACCACTGTAGCAACAGCAATGAATCATTTGTAGACACTTTAGACAGTCAGTCCAAATCAGAAATCATGCCTGAACAAGAGAATTGCTTAACAACTCAACAAAATTTtagtaatgattttaaaaatgactgCTCTAGGGTTTTTGATGAAAACATTAGTAAAATGGTTTCCAATAATGGG GTCTCTGATGAAGCGGATTCAGAAGCTGATTCCGATGACGAAGAATTTTCTGAGGCGTCAGGCGAGCAAAGGGCAGAGGAAACAGTAAGCATTAATTCAGAATCCGAGGTGGACGCCCAAGATGAATCCTCGCAagaaagtcaaaataaaaacaaaaataaacatttattgatattagaaCATGACATAACTGGTAGTCAAAATGGAAACGCAGATGATTGTTCCAGCCCTGAGGTACATGAAATTGTCAGTGATAATGAAGATTGTGTCGTAGAAGAAAAACAAAAGCCTACGGAAATTCAAGTACAGTTACGTCGAAGTAGTAGAGCTATCAAAAGAAAGAGGTACGACGATGATATTGAAAACGGAGATTATGAATCAGATATTGAAGAAATTGCTATGGGGGACGCTTTAAGACGTAGATCTAAAGCAATTGTCATCAATGATACAAAAACTTTAGTCGAAATGGcagcaaaacaaataaaatcggGAATTCAAAAAAAAGAACCAACTGTAGTTATTATAGATACTAATTCTATGTCTTCTGTTAAAGGGAATACAATTAGGAAAAATTACATTCCGCCAAGTAATTCGGCATTAAGCGCACAGAATTTATATCAGAGTATAGTTGCTCGAGGTACTACTGTGACTCCAATAAGCAATAAGAATAGCATGGCTTCTCAAAGTTCCTGCAACACTCAAACCTCAATATTGCCTTCTCTCACTGATGATATGTATGTTGTTGAGGCACCTTCTTTCATTGTAccatatgtatatgaaaaaccTTCTGTTAAGCCGTTTAGAAAATTTGTAGATAATTTAGGTAATGAATTAAAAGAGCAAAGAGCCAAAGAAGAGGAGGAAGAGAGGGAGAGAGAAAAAGAAgaacaagaaaaaaatgaacAAGACAAAAGTgaacaagaaaaaaatgaaaacaaggAAAAAGAAGACGAAGAAGAAGCATCAGATGCAGAAACCGAAATTTCCACCAAAACAAAAGAAGATTTagaagaagaaaataaacaaaaaaagagaGAAGAAAAGAGGg AACGTCGAAGACGTAGAAACGATGACGACGATGCTTCTTGGGATGGTCAATCTTCGACAGATTCTGATGACGAAATAGGTAGTGATGAAGAAGATAAGACTGTTGTCATAAAGGACAAAGCAGATGTCATCGATGACATTAAGGGTGTGACTGACTTAACTGTTGATAAAGTAGTTACCGGAAAGTCTGATAATTACTTTGACCTTTCCCTCGGTaagttttttatgaatattggcCTAAACCTTGTTCAAGAATATGTACAAAATGATCTACTGAAGCAACAAAACAGGAAACtttatagagaaaaaaaagGAGGTCATAGTACAAAAATTACAGAATCTTCTATTGCATCACTTAAGAAGAACTTAGAGTTCAGTAAAGAAAATAATGCTCCATATGTCTTTAAGCAACATAAATGTGaattttgtagttttaaaacTGAGTCTTCACTGGTGATGGCACATCATCTTGAGACTCCACACATGAAGAATAGtgtttataaatgtaacttttgTGTCTACGAAAGTCGAAGCCCACACGATATACTGTATCATATGGAAGCCGAACATAGTACTCGTGGAAAATTAGAAAGGGCACCGGCGTACCACCAGTGTGCGAACTGTCCCTTTGAAGACAATGGGAAAGGCAAACTGGCGCGCCATCTTATTCCGTGCGGTAAGAAATTCAAGCCCGAACTGAATCTCGCGCCACCTATTGAATGGGAACCGCCAGCAAAAATACCGAAG ATTGCTCGGGCTCGTAATGCTATGATGGGTTCATACCACAATACTTTCCATCGGGGTCAAGTAGGAAATAATATAGGAAGACCTCCAATGAGCGGCGTCATGGCGAGTACCAGCTTTCGTCCGCGAGGCCGATCTCCTATGGGTATTGCACCTAGATCTACACCTGTTCAAGGCATACCAATTCTTCGGAGTGGGGTAATGGTGAGGCACAACACACCCTCCCCTGTTTTGGTGTCACCGAATTATGCTTCG AATAATGGAAAAAACGCATCTATACCTAAATCTTTGCACCAGCCATCCATTTCGATAACACCATTACCAAGGCAACCAGTTCCAACGCAACCTCCGCCTCCTCAGCAGAACAAGAGTTCATGTGTTATTTGTGAGATTTGTGATGGTTATATTAAGGATCTGGAGCAACTAAGAAATCATATGCAATGGATACATAAAGTGAAAATTCATCCAAAAATGATATACAACAGGCCTCCACTTAACTGCCAAAAGTGCCAGTTcag GTTCTTTACAGACCAAGGATTAGAAAGGCATTTACTAGGCTCACATGGCCTGGTTACTAGTTCTATGCAAGAAGCAGCGAACAAGGGTAAAGATGCTGGTCGATGTCCGGTGTGTGGCAGG gTATATCAGTGGAAACTTCTTAATCATGTCGCACGGGACCACAATCTTACATTAAAACCAGCCCATCTCTCATATAAGTGCACAGTTTGTACAGCAACATTTGGCATGTACAAGCAGTTTGAAAATCACGTATATTCCGCACACAGTGTTGTCGCCAAGCGTGTGATGGACAAAGGCAAGACGGCTGCACCCGTCAAAGCTGGTCAGTCGTTACTAAAACCGCTCAAAATTAACGACGAAATCACGATTATACCTCAACCAGTGAAATCAACTACGCCACCGATAAAAGAAAAATAG
- the LOC113402209 gene encoding FK506-binding protein 5-like isoform X1 — MNGGVNGMMEESKEVSNNDSQEDSKEVKIDTSEEADPDNSQCETVDSDRTYHVDSGNEPADNSIAGITENTNSLCSVENELDEYSTETASLPTLQENSSTKSLTNHCSNSNESFVDTLDSQSKSEIMPEQENCLTTQQNFSNDFKNDCSRVFDENISKMVSNNGVSDEADSEADSDDEEFSEASGEQRAEETVSINSESEVDAQDESSQESQNKNKNKHLLILEHDITGSQNGNADDCSSPEVHEIVSDNEDCVVEEKQKPTEIQVQLRRSSRAIKRKRYDDDIENGDYESDIEEIAMGDALRRRSKAIVINDTKTLVEMAAKQIKSGIQKKEPTVVIIDTNSMSSVKGNTIRKNYIPPSNSALSAQNLYQSIVARGTTVTPISNKNSMASQSSCNTQTSILPSLTDDMYVVEAPSFIVPYVYEKPSVKPFRKFVDNLGNELKEQRAKEEEEEREREKEEQEKNEQDKSEQEKNENKEKEDEEEASDAETEISTKTKEDLEEENKQKKREEKRERRRRRNDDDDASWDGQSSTDSDDEIGSDEEDKTVVIKDKADVIDDIKGVTDLTVDKVVTGKSDNYFDLSLGKFFMNIGLNLVQEYVQNDLLKQQNRKLYREKKGGHSTKITESSIASLKKNLEFSKENNAPYVFKQHKCEFCSFKTESSLVMAHHLETPHMKNSVYKCNFCVYESRSPHDILYHMEAEHSTRGKLERAPAYHQCANCPFEDNGKGKLARHLIPCGKKFKPELNLAPPIEWEPPAKIPKIARARNAMMGSYHNTFHRGQVGNNIGRPPMSGVMASTSFRPRGRSPMGIAPRSTPVQGIPILRSGVMVRHNTPSPVLVSPNYASVGNNGKNASIPKSLHQPSISITPLPRQPVPTQPPPPQQNKSSCVICEICDGYIKDLEQLRNHMQWIHKVKIHPKMIYNRPPLNCQKCQFRFFTDQGLERHLLGSHGLVTSSMQEAANKGKDAGRCPVCGRVYQWKLLNHVARDHNLTLKPAHLSYKCTVCTATFGMYKQFENHVYSAHSVVAKRVMDKGKTAAPVKAGQSLLKPLKINDEITIIPQPVKSTTPPIKEK, encoded by the exons ATGAATGGGGGAGTGAATGGAATGATGGAGGAGTCAAAGGAAGTCTCTAACAATGACTCTCAAGAAGACTCAAAAGAGGTCAAAATAGATACCTCTGAAGAGGCTGATCCAGATAATAGCCAATGCGAAACGGTTGATTCAGATAGAACTTATCATGTAGACAGTGGTAATGAGCCTGCAGATAATTCAATCGCTGGTATAACTGAAAATACTAACAGTCTCTGCAGCGTTGAAAATGAACTTGATGAATATTCTACCGAAACTGCATCGTTACCTACACTACAGGAAAATAGCAGTACTAAATCCTTAACAAACCACTGTAGCAACAGCAATGAATCATTTGTAGACACTTTAGACAGTCAGTCCAAATCAGAAATCATGCCTGAACAAGAGAATTGCTTAACAACTCAACAAAATTTtagtaatgattttaaaaatgactgCTCTAGGGTTTTTGATGAAAACATTAGTAAAATGGTTTCCAATAATGGG GTCTCTGATGAAGCGGATTCAGAAGCTGATTCCGATGACGAAGAATTTTCTGAGGCGTCAGGCGAGCAAAGGGCAGAGGAAACAGTAAGCATTAATTCAGAATCCGAGGTGGACGCCCAAGATGAATCCTCGCAagaaagtcaaaataaaaacaaaaataaacatttattgatattagaaCATGACATAACTGGTAGTCAAAATGGAAACGCAGATGATTGTTCCAGCCCTGAGGTACATGAAATTGTCAGTGATAATGAAGATTGTGTCGTAGAAGAAAAACAAAAGCCTACGGAAATTCAAGTACAGTTACGTCGAAGTAGTAGAGCTATCAAAAGAAAGAGGTACGACGATGATATTGAAAACGGAGATTATGAATCAGATATTGAAGAAATTGCTATGGGGGACGCTTTAAGACGTAGATCTAAAGCAATTGTCATCAATGATACAAAAACTTTAGTCGAAATGGcagcaaaacaaataaaatcggGAATTCAAAAAAAAGAACCAACTGTAGTTATTATAGATACTAATTCTATGTCTTCTGTTAAAGGGAATACAATTAGGAAAAATTACATTCCGCCAAGTAATTCGGCATTAAGCGCACAGAATTTATATCAGAGTATAGTTGCTCGAGGTACTACTGTGACTCCAATAAGCAATAAGAATAGCATGGCTTCTCAAAGTTCCTGCAACACTCAAACCTCAATATTGCCTTCTCTCACTGATGATATGTATGTTGTTGAGGCACCTTCTTTCATTGTAccatatgtatatgaaaaaccTTCTGTTAAGCCGTTTAGAAAATTTGTAGATAATTTAGGTAATGAATTAAAAGAGCAAAGAGCCAAAGAAGAGGAGGAAGAGAGGGAGAGAGAAAAAGAAgaacaagaaaaaaatgaacAAGACAAAAGTgaacaagaaaaaaatgaaaacaaggAAAAAGAAGACGAAGAAGAAGCATCAGATGCAGAAACCGAAATTTCCACCAAAACAAAAGAAGATTTagaagaagaaaataaacaaaaaaagagaGAAGAAAAGAGGg AACGTCGAAGACGTAGAAACGATGACGACGATGCTTCTTGGGATGGTCAATCTTCGACAGATTCTGATGACGAAATAGGTAGTGATGAAGAAGATAAGACTGTTGTCATAAAGGACAAAGCAGATGTCATCGATGACATTAAGGGTGTGACTGACTTAACTGTTGATAAAGTAGTTACCGGAAAGTCTGATAATTACTTTGACCTTTCCCTCGGTaagttttttatgaatattggcCTAAACCTTGTTCAAGAATATGTACAAAATGATCTACTGAAGCAACAAAACAGGAAACtttatagagaaaaaaaagGAGGTCATAGTACAAAAATTACAGAATCTTCTATTGCATCACTTAAGAAGAACTTAGAGTTCAGTAAAGAAAATAATGCTCCATATGTCTTTAAGCAACATAAATGTGaattttgtagttttaaaacTGAGTCTTCACTGGTGATGGCACATCATCTTGAGACTCCACACATGAAGAATAGtgtttataaatgtaacttttgTGTCTACGAAAGTCGAAGCCCACACGATATACTGTATCATATGGAAGCCGAACATAGTACTCGTGGAAAATTAGAAAGGGCACCGGCGTACCACCAGTGTGCGAACTGTCCCTTTGAAGACAATGGGAAAGGCAAACTGGCGCGCCATCTTATTCCGTGCGGTAAGAAATTCAAGCCCGAACTGAATCTCGCGCCACCTATTGAATGGGAACCGCCAGCAAAAATACCGAAG ATTGCTCGGGCTCGTAATGCTATGATGGGTTCATACCACAATACTTTCCATCGGGGTCAAGTAGGAAATAATATAGGAAGACCTCCAATGAGCGGCGTCATGGCGAGTACCAGCTTTCGTCCGCGAGGCCGATCTCCTATGGGTATTGCACCTAGATCTACACCTGTTCAAGGCATACCAATTCTTCGGAGTGGGGTAATGGTGAGGCACAACACACCCTCCCCTGTTTTGGTGTCACCGAATTATGCTTCGGTaggt AATAATGGAAAAAACGCATCTATACCTAAATCTTTGCACCAGCCATCCATTTCGATAACACCATTACCAAGGCAACCAGTTCCAACGCAACCTCCGCCTCCTCAGCAGAACAAGAGTTCATGTGTTATTTGTGAGATTTGTGATGGTTATATTAAGGATCTGGAGCAACTAAGAAATCATATGCAATGGATACATAAAGTGAAAATTCATCCAAAAATGATATACAACAGGCCTCCACTTAACTGCCAAAAGTGCCAGTTcag GTTCTTTACAGACCAAGGATTAGAAAGGCATTTACTAGGCTCACATGGCCTGGTTACTAGTTCTATGCAAGAAGCAGCGAACAAGGGTAAAGATGCTGGTCGATGTCCGGTGTGTGGCAGG gTATATCAGTGGAAACTTCTTAATCATGTCGCACGGGACCACAATCTTACATTAAAACCAGCCCATCTCTCATATAAGTGCACAGTTTGTACAGCAACATTTGGCATGTACAAGCAGTTTGAAAATCACGTATATTCCGCACACAGTGTTGTCGCCAAGCGTGTGATGGACAAAGGCAAGACGGCTGCACCCGTCAAAGCTGGTCAGTCGTTACTAAAACCGCTCAAAATTAACGACGAAATCACGATTATACCTCAACCAGTGAAATCAACTACGCCACCGATAAAAGAAAAATAG